The following coding sequences are from one Anabas testudineus chromosome 16, fAnaTes1.2, whole genome shotgun sequence window:
- the LOC113170286 gene encoding sialic acid-binding Ig-like lectin 14 — protein MHVSTVFLVCPLIIAMWRGVQTVSLVPSVPDRVQALVGSCVVIPCSFTPPAPHAFKSKKEQVDVRLRFRGGGYLIPLQSTAFDSRDKNQVSRDFLGRMSLFGQITDGDCSVKIERIRQDDSRMFEIALKSAGDSLWGKPKSFNLDVVGTPEAPVIHGTLSAREGQLVTLNCSVFYQCPTRPPALRWSLERGGPLNSTEHGEVQTLHVEPHRLMLLAPLSFTVSHQVKPRLRCEVSYPGAKPLTTSQDLHVTFPPKDVKVEVQTLTVVEGGSALLICSCKADPPASEYRWSYTQGGRTVHLHQHTHTVRVYNITRDMRVRCTAQNLIGHGNSEHTSLNIQYKPVILRPSSSCVVEQMEVLCRCSVDSNPKPAVTWSVNGTVPPHDYNVSVTSEPHMLTATLKGHMGKPLMVICFALNALGNDSQVLLQEEGTETVPFMLWVISAAAICLVIFLMSLIFYCCRRKAGNNVLSRHPAVYPEGQGIYQDKMPLYINCTEVTHIYTNGSYQLVYQNCTPLFVHTDQLRPISRRGGGRRRRGEGGGLDRQAGLGVRGMREVQRTAVAEAETAIYLEIL, from the exons ATGCATGTGAGCACAGTCTTTCTTGTGTGTCCTCTGATCATTG CTATGTGGAGGGGGGTCCAGACTGTCTCTCTTGTACCCTCAGTCCCTGACCGAGTCCAAGCCCTGGTGGGCTCTTGTGTGGTGATTCCCTGCTCTTTcactcctccagctcctcatgCTTTCAAGTCAAAGAAAGAGCAGGTGGACGTCAGGCTGAGGTTCAGAGGTGGTGGCTATTTAATTCCTCTTCAGAGCACGGCTTTTGACAGTAGGGACAAGAATCAAGTGAGCAGGGATTTCTTAGGCCGGATGTCCCTCTTTGGCCAGATCACAGATGGTGACTGCTCAGTGAAGATAGAAAGGATCAGACAGGATGACTCACGGATGTTTGAGATAGCTCTGAAGAGTGCTGGGGACTCACTTTGGGGAAAACCAAAAAGCTTTAATCTGGATGTCGTGG GCACACCTGAGGCTCCTGTCATCCATGGCACGTTGTCAGCGAGAGAGGGGCAGCTGGTCACCCTCAACTGCTCTGTCTTCTATCAGTGTCCCACCAGACCTCCGGCCCTGCGGTGGAGCTTGGAGAGAGGAGGCCCGCTGAACAGCACTGAGCATGGGGAGGTACAGACACTACATGTAGAGCCCCACAGACTGATGTTACTGGCCCCTCTGTCCTTCACTGTGTCGCATCAGGTGAAACCAAGGCTCAGATGTGAAGTCAGCTATCCAGGAGCAAAACCACTGACCACTTCACAGGACCTGCATGTGACAT TTCCACCAAAAGATGTGAAAGTTGAGGTCCAGACCTTGACAGTGGTGGAGGGGGGCAGTGCCTTATTGATCTGCTCATGCAAAGCTGACCCGCCAGCATCAGAGTATCGCTGGTCCTACACTCAAGGAGGCAGAACGGTGCACCTCCAccagcacacgcacacagttcGAGTGTACAACATAACTCGAGACATGAGGGTGCGCTGCACAGCACAGAACCTGATTGGTCATGGAAACTCTGAGCACACATCACTGAACATACAAT ATAAACCAGTCATCCTCCGGCCCTCCTCCAGCTGTGTAGTAGAGCAGATGGAGGTGCTGTGCCGCTGTTCAGTCGACTCCAACCCTAAACCTGCCGTCACCTGGAGCGTTAACGGGACTGTTCCGCCTCATGATTACAACGTGTCAGTAACATCAGAGCCTCACATGCTCACGGCTACTCTGAAGGGCCACATGGGCAAACCCCTGATGGTGATCTGCTTTGCTTTGAACGCGCTGGGAAATGACTCCCAGGTCTTGCTGCAGGAAGAAG GTACAGAAACAGTGCCTTTTATGTTGTGGGTGATATCTGCTGCAGCCATCTGTTTGGTCATTTTCCTTATGTCTCTTATTTTCTACTGCTGCCGAAGGAAAGCCGGAAA CAATGTCCTAAGCAGACATCCAGCTGTGTACCCTGAAGGACAGGGAATTTATCAGGACAAGATGCCCCTCTACATTAACTGCACAGAAGTGACTCATATCTACACTAACGGCAGCTACCAACTTGTATATCAGAACTGCACGCCTCTTTTTGTCCACACTGACCAG cttCGTCCAATTAGCAGAAGAGGTGGGGGGAGAAGAAGACGTGGAGAGGGAGGAGGCTTAGACAGACAAGCTGGTTTGGGAGTTAGAGGCATGAGGGAGGTGCAGAGGACTGCTGTGGCCGAGGCAGAAACAGCAATTTACCTGGAGATCCTCTGA
- the LOC113169047 gene encoding free fatty acid receptor 2-like has product MVLTGKSEVVLSVYIISFLIGLPANLFALYAFSVKIHSKPLPVDILLLNLTVSDLLFLIMLPLKMHEAASNMTWTLPYSLCTINTYIYFSTIYTSSLLLMAVSVLRYIGVAFPITYQQLHKPVYAVVISAVIWIISTAHCSITIIIQQLPSLGEKKSGSCYDEFTKTQLKVILPVRLEVFFVLCLIPLVICVYCYLSCIWILHSRPRISRAKKQKAIGMAVGTLAVFLICVIPYNFSHVVGYYENKSPEWRDYALLLSAFNTCIDPIIFYFSSSTFQCKSEKFIFRRQRPPASGLQMQSTNSSLD; this is encoded by the coding sequence ATGGTACTAACTGGGAAGAGTGAGGTGGTTCTCTCAGTTTATATCATTTCCTTCCTGATAGGACTACCAGCTAACCTCTTCGCTCTCTACGCCTTCAGTGTCAAGATCCACTCAAAGCCACTTCCAGTAGACATCCTACTGCTCAATCTCACTGTCTCTGACCTGCTCTTCTTGATCATGCTTCCTCTCAAGATGCATGAAGCAGCCTCCAACATGACATGGACTCTGCCCTATTCCCTGTGCACCATTAATACTTATATCTACTTCTCCACAATCTATACCAGCTCTTTGCTGCTGATGGCAGTCAGTGTGTTACGCTATATTGGAGTAGCTTTTCCTATCACCTATCAACAGCTACACAAACCTGTGTATGCAGTAGTGATCAGTGCTGTTATCTGGATAATTTCAACAGCACACTGCAGCATCACTATCATCATCCAGCAACTCCCATCACTGGGTGAAAAAAAGTCTGGTTCTTGTTATGACGAATTCACAAAAACGCAGTTGAAGGTTATTCTCCCAGTACGTTTGGaggttttctttgtgctttgctTAATACCTCTTGTAATTTGTGTTTACTGCTACTTAAGCTGCATCTGGATCCTACACAGCCGCCCAAGGATATCGCGGGCAAAGAAGCAGAAGGCCATTGGCATGGCGGTAGGGACTCTAGCTGTGTTCCTCATTTGTGTGATACCATACAACTTCTCCCATGTAGTGGGTTACTATGAAAATAAGAGCCCTGAATGGAGGGACTACGCCTTGCTACTAAGTGCCTTCAACACTTGTATCGATCCCATCATCTTctatttttcctcctccaccttccagTGCAAGAGtgaaaagtttattttcagAAGGCAAAGACCCCCTGCTTCAGGATTACAAATGCAGTCCACAAACTCAAGTCTAGACTAA
- the LOC113169803 gene encoding sialic acid-binding Ig-like lectin 5, translating into MGTAHLLRLLSLLTGILLLQQVRGSIITVPQKITAVEGSCVVVPCQTKPYSRVIWYQYHRLHYPVVYASSNVAEQFKGRTSLLGKAAEGDCSLMINDVRSDDNNLQIYAWIYPESDSNKKFYDQTVTITVERRSPVISIHRQIISGEIFQADCSLTYSCPFSPPVIQWHISLDMKNSTSMIFNKEENGQWLHTNTLYGLGIYQMHNSKIRCSAQFKSIITESQQITLSVLYKPVMVTLTAGKEPVIEGGSITAECAANCNPQPHLYSWFRRHNGQIKKINSTQRKMSFSNIIRDTSFSCVVHNEIGVGQSDWLDLDVQHAPAILPESSCHLTGEVLRCFCSAKAAPVASIIWRIDGNETKPASSFLSTKEKNVISEEISRPAKRQTNVYCFAWNSLGNDTKLLSKRNLSKTSSLSTWLPALLFVGMALLFGAMFFYRKYFADRPQSDQDSVLGKLRYTVQRSPSSPCRPERNPEVDRLSSVYDNDFLVEMSRPSEALRRNSNRTVPKGGGRILAKSEGMYCNMAGYPNR; encoded by the exons ATGGGGACTGCTCATCTGCTTAGACTGCTAAGCTTGCTTACCG GCATCTTACTTCTCCAGCAGGTCAGAGGCTCGATCATCACTGTACCCCAAAAAATTACTGCAGTAGAGGGGAGCTGTGTTGTGGTGCCATGTCAGACAAAACCTTATTCTCGGGTCATCTGGTACCAGTACCATAGATTACACTATCCTGTAGTGTATGCGTCTAGTAATGTGGCAGAACAGTTTAAAGGACGCACCTCATTACTGGGAAAAGCTGCAGAAGGAGACTGCTCGCTGATGATTAATGACGTGAGGTCAGACGACAACAACCTACAAATTTATGCGTGGATTTACCCAGAGTCTGACTCAAATAAGAAATTCTATGATCAAACTGTAACTATCACTGTTG AGAGAAGATCTCCCGTAATCTCCATTCACAGGCAAATCATTTCTGGGGAAATTTTTCAGGCAGACTGCAGTTTAACCTACTCCTGCCCTTTCTCTCCACCTGTAATTCAATGGCACATAAGTTTGGATATGAAAAACTCTACTTCAATGATTttcaacaaagaagaaaatgggCAATGgttacatacaaacacactgtatggACTAGGAATATATCAAATGCATAACAGCAAAATTAGgtgttctgcacagttcaaaAGCATCATCACAGAGAGTCAGCAAATAACACTCAGTGTTTTAT ATAAACCTGTGATGGTAACCCTGACAGCAGGAAAGGAGCCAGTGATAGAGGGTGGCAGTATCACTGCAGAGTGTGCTGCTAATTGTAACCCACAACCACACTTGTACTCATGGTTCAGAAGACACAACGGTCagatcaaaaaaataaattcaactcAGAGAAAAATGTCCTTCAGCAACATTATACGAGACACCTCGTTCTCCTGCGTCGTTCACAATGAAATCGGAGTGGGGCAATCTGACTGGTTGGATCTGGATGTTCAAC ACGCGCCAGCAATCCTGCCTGAGTCCTCATGTCATCTGACAGGAGAAGTCCTGAGGTGCTTCTGCTCCGCTAAGGCAGCTCCTGTTGCCTCTATAATATGGAGAATTGATGGAAATGAGACTAAACCGGCCTCTAGTTTTCTCTCcacaaaggagaaaaatgtCATTTCTGAGGAAATAAGTAGACCAGCTAAAAGACAGACTAATGTTTATTGCTTTGCCTGGAACTCATTAGGTAATGACACCAAACTGCTGTCCAAAAGGAACTTGTCGAAAACAT CCTCTTTGTCCACTTGGTTACCTGCTTTATTATTCGTGGGAATGGCTTTGCTGTTTGGTGCAATGttcttttacagaaaatatttcgCAGACAG GCCACAAAGTGATCAAGACAGTGTCCTAGGAAAACTCAGATACACCGTTCAAAG ATCACCATCAAGTCCTTGCAGACCAGAGAGGAACCCTGAAGTGGACAGACTTTCTAGTGTTTATGACAATGACTTTTTGGTAGAAATGAGTAGACCATCCGAAGCGCTGCGCCGCAACAGTAATAGAACAGTTCCCAAGGGAGGCGGCAGAATACTGGCAAAGTCAGAG GGCATGTATTGCAACATGGCTGGCTATCCAAACCGCTGA
- the LOC113169806 gene encoding free fatty acid receptor 2-like, translating to MVDNLCLLLFRVIMVLIVKSEVILSVYIISFLIGLPANLFALYAFSVKIYSKPLPTDILLLNLTVSDLLFLIILPLKMHEAASNMIWTLPFLLCSITTFIFFYAVYTSSLLLMAVSVVRYIGVAFPITYQQLCKPVYAIVISAVIWIISAAQCSITVIIQDLPSLANENSCVCYGNFTETQSKVLLPVRLESFFVLCLVPLFTCVYCYLSCIWILYSRPRISRAKKQKAIGMALGTLAVFLICVVPYNVSHVVGYIDGKSPIWRDYALLLSAFNTCIDPIIFYFSSSTFQCRSEKFIFRRQRPPASGLQMQSTNVSQD from the coding sequence ATGGTTGACAACCTTTGTTTACTTCTCTTTAGAGTCATCATGGTACTAATCGTGAAGAGTGAAGTGATTCTCTCAGTTTATATCATTTCCTTCCTGATAGGACTACCAGCCAACCTCTTCGCTCTCTACGCCTTCAGTGTCAAGATTTACTCAAAGCCACTTCCAACAGACATCCTACTGCTCAATCTCACTGTCTCTGACCTGCTCTTCTTGATCATCCTTCCTCTCAAGATGCATGAAGCAGCTTCCAACATGATATGGACTCTGCCCTTCTTACTGTGCAGCATCACAACTTTTATCTTCTTCTATGCAGTCTACACCAGCTCCTTGCTGCTGATGGCAGTCAGTGTGGTACGCTATATTGGAGTAGCTTTTCCCATCACCTATCAGCAGCTGTGCAAACCTGTGTATGCGATAGTGATCAGTGCTGTTATCTGGATAATTTCAGCAGCACAATGCAGCATCACTGTCATTATACAGGACCTACCATCACTGGCCAACGAAAACTCTTGTGTTTGCTATGGGAActtcacagagacacagtcGAAGGTCCTACTCCCAGTACGTTTGGAGAGTTTCTTTGTTCTATGCCTAGTACCTCTTTTTACTTGTGTTTACTGCTACTTGAGCTGCATCTGGATACTATACAGTCGTCCCAGGATATCACGGGCGAAGAAGCAGAAGGCCATCGGCATGGCCTTGGGGACTCTAGCTGTATTCCTCATTTGTGTGGTACCATACAATGTCTCTCATGTAGTGGGTTACATCGACGGTAAGAGCCCAATATGGAGGGACTACGCCTTGCTACTTAGTGCCTTCAACACCTGTATCGATCCCATCATCTTctatttttcctcctccaccttccagTGCAGGAGTGAAAAGTTCATTTTCAGGAGGCAAAGACCCCCTGCTTCAGGTTTACAAATGCAGTCCACAAACGTCAGTCAAGACTAA
- the LOC113169807 gene encoding free fatty acid receptor 2-like — protein sequence MDLTVKSEVVLSVYIISFLIGLPANLLALYAFSVKIYSKPLPIDILLLNLTVSDLLFLLVLPFKMHEAAKGMIWTLPYSLCTVTAFTFFSTIYTSALLLMAVSVVRYVSVAFPITYHKIGNRKHVYAIVTSAVIWIISTAHCSITIITQELPSLANKNMTACYEKFTEKQLEVVLPVRLEFFFVLCVIPLLISVYCYLSCIWILYTRQGISAAQKQRAIGMALGTLAVFLICVVPFNISHAVGFFRHESATWRDYALLLSAFNTCIDPIIFYFSSSTFQFKSDKFIFRRKGRTAPGLQMQDANSGKE from the coding sequence ATGGACCTAACCGTGAAGAGTGAGGTGGTTCTTTCAGTCTACATCATTTCCTTCCTGATAGGACTACCAGCAAACCTCCTCGCTCTCTACGCCTTCAGTGTCAAGATTTACTCAAAGCCACTTCCAATAGACATCCTACTGCTCAATCTCACTGTCTCTGACCTGCTCTTCTTGCTCGTCCTTCCTTTCAAGATGCATGAAGCAGCTAAAGGCATGATATGGACTCTACCCTACTCCCTTTGCACCGTCACAGCTTTTACCTTTTTCTCGACAATCTACACCAGCGCCTTGCTGCTGATGGCAGTCAGTGTGGTACGCTATGTAAGTGTAGCTTTTCCTATCACCTATCATAAGATAGGTAATAGGAAACATGTGTATGCGATAGTGACCAGTGCTGTTATCTGGATAATTTCAACAGCACACTGCAGTATCACTATCATCACCCAGGAACTCCCATCACTGGCCAACAAAAACATGACTGCTTGTTATGAGAAGTTCACAGAGAAGCAGTTGGAAGTTGTACTCCCAGTACGTTTAGAGTTTTTTTTCGTGCTCTGCGTGATACCTCTTCTAATTTCTGTTTACTGCTACTTGAGCTGCATTTGGATTCTATACACTCGCCAGGGGATTTCTGCTGCGCAGAAGCAGAGGGCTATTGGCATGGCCTTAGGAACTTTAGCTGTATTCCTCATTTGTGTGGTACCATTTAATATCTCTCATGCAGTGGGGTTTTTCCGCCATGAAAGCGCAACATGGAGGGACTACGCCTTGCTACTTAGTGCCTTCAACACCTGTATCGATCCCATCATCTTctatttttcctcctccaccttccagTTTAAGAGTGATAAGTTTATTTTCAGGAGGAAAGGACGCACTGCTCCAGGATTACAAATGCAGGATGCAAACTCTGGAAAAGAGTAA